The sequence below is a genomic window from Desulfonauticus submarinus.
GGTAAAAGAAGAGGGGTAAAGAGATTTGCTGGCCAGCAGGTAAGAGCAGGTAATATATTGGTGCGTCAGCTTGGAACAAAAATTCATCCAGGTAAAAATGTTGGTGTAGGAAAAGACTATACACTGTTTGCTCTTGTGGATGGAGTGGTAAAGTTTGAAAAATATAAAAGGAAAAATAGAGTTAAGACAAGAGTTAGTGTTGTGCCTGCTTAATTAACTGGTGGTTTTATTTTTTATGTTGTTT
It includes:
- the rpmA gene encoding 50S ribosomal protein L27, giving the protein MAHKKAGGSTRNGRDSIGKRRGVKRFAGQQVRAGNILVRQLGTKIHPGKNVGVGKDYTLFALVDGVVKFEKYKRKNRVKTRVSVVPA